The nucleotide window GATGAAATCTGCCGGGCATCGAGATTGGAGGACAAGGGTGGATCCCCCCCGCCTGAAGTCTTACGACTCCAGCTACAAAAATCAGAGATGCGGCTTCGGCGGATCCACCGGCGCTTCCCAAGCCATCGCTCCGACCAGCTTGGTCTCCCGCTTGTAGACCTTGTCCCCACAGGTGACGTAGAGGGTCTCCTTCTCCGGTCCGGCGAAGCAGAGATTGGACGGATAACGCGCTCCGGGCACGGGTGGCAGGATCAGGTTCACGCGACCCGGCTGGTCGAAGACCTGGATGCCCATCGCGGTGGCGGCGAGCAGCCAGCCGTCCTTGGTGACGCGAATGCCATCGGCCTTGCTGCCCGGATCGGGATCGGCCGGCGGAAGATGCAGGTGATGGTAAGGCTGGACGTTGACCAGCGAACCATCCGCCGCGCGGGTGGCGGACCAGATGTAACGACCACCCGGATCGGCCACGTCGATGCGGCTCTGGTCGGGAGTAAGCGAGATGCCGTTCACGCCGCGGAAGGCATCGCTGCCGAGCACCTTTTCCTGCCCGGAGCGGATGATCCACACGGCGTGCTTGGCGGGCTCGGTGGCGTAGATGGTGCCATCGTGCGCGACGGTGAGGTCATTGCCCTTGATGCCGGTGGCGTGGACTTTCTCCTCCTTGGTCTGGATGTCCCACGAAACGATCTCGCCACTGCCGGTGCGGCAGCCATAGAGACGGCCATCCGGGCCGAACGTGAGACCATTGGTGCCGCGGGTGTCTTCCATGAACACGGACACCTTCCCATCCGCACCGACGCGATGGATGAGATTCTTTGGAATGTCCGAGAAGAACACGGTGCCATCCGGGCCGGGCACCGGACCTTCGGTGAAACCGTGGCCTTCGCTGACCAGTTCCCAATCCTTGCCGGGGATCAGCATGTCCTTCGCACGGCTCTTGGTCGCATCATAGTGCACCTCGACCGGCTTCGGGAAATCCTTCCACAGCCAGCGCATGGCATCCGGCAGGATCGCGCCGCCGTGCTGGTGGGAATGCGGTCCCTCACCCCAGGCATGGTTCACTTCATAGCCCGCGAACTGGAGCGACCGCTCCATCTCCTGGTTCGCCATCCACCAGTCGCCGCAATAGATGTTCTGGTCGTTCGATCCATCCTGCAGGAATACGCGCAACGGCAGCGGCTCCGTCTTGCGGACCAGCACCGCCGTTTCATCGCCACCGCGCAGGCCCACGAACGTGCCGATCATGGAATACACGCGCCGGAACTGATCCGGGCGCTCCCACGCCGCGAAAAACGACGCGCAGCCGCCGGAGGAAGCGCCGCACAGGCCACGGTGATCCGGGTTCGGGCTGATGTTCCGCTCCTTTGCGACTTCCGGAATCAGCTCGCTGGTGAGGAACTTCGCGTAGTCGCCGGTGAAGGCATCGTATTCATAGCTGCGGTTGTAGCGCGGCTGGCTCTTGCCATCACCCGCAGGCGTGACGCCCGGATCGACGAACAACCCGATGGTGACGGGCATTTCCTTCGAGTTGATCAGATTGTCGAACACGATCGGCACCTTGTCCGCGCCCTTTTCGTTCACGTAGCCGCCGCCGTCCTGGAAGACCATCAGGCAGGCGGGCTTCGAGGCGTCGTATTGCGCCGGAGTGTAGACCCAGTAGTCGCGGGTGGAACCCGGATAAACCTTGCTGTCCTTGAAGGTGTGCTTGGCCACCGTGCCGACCGGGACGCCCTCGTGGCGCTGGGACGCGGGATCAACCGGGTAAGGACCTTCCGCCGCAAGGACGGAGGGCAGGACCAACAATGGAGCAAGGAGCAGGGGTTTCATGGATCAAAGCAGGACGAACCATGGAACCCGGATCTTTCGCACAAGAATGGACAACACCGAATGGCCAAACCGGAACCCGGTTGATCGAACCAGCCGGTCGGAAGAGATTGCCAGCGCCCTATCCGCTCATTGACCATCCGGAAAAATGGCGGAGGAATTCACCGGTACGATCGTGGAGTGGAATGAGGAGAAAGCCCATGGCTATCTCCGCTACGGGAAGAAGCGTATCTTCCTCCACATCCGAGATTTCTCCGAACGCCACAAGAGACCGGCCATCGGGGATCGCATCCGCTTTTGGGCCGGCACCGATGGCAAGGGCCGCCCCTGCGCGGTGAAAGCCGTGCATGTGAACGATGGAGGTCGCCTCGGCATCGGCAGCTTCATCGTCCTGGGCCTGCTTCTCCTCCTCCCTGCCATAGCCTGGTGCTGTCTTCCCCGGCCGTTGCAGTGGGTGGTTGGAGTCCTGTATGGCTCGGCCAGCGCCCTCGTCTGGTTTCTCTACGGCAGGGACAAACAGATCGCCCGCCAGAATGCGTCCGCCACCTCTCCACAGAGAAGACGGGTGCCGGAGTCCCAGCTCCACTTCCTTGAGTTCGCAGGCGGCTGGCCCGCCGCATTCATTGCCAAGCGTCGCTTGCGGCACAAATGTTCGAAACTGAGCTACCAGGCACAATACTGGCTGATCGTGACCCTGCACGAATTCCTCGCCTTCGATTTCCTTTGCGATTGGAGGATCATACGGGCGATCCTTGCCTGACAGTGATGCCCGCCCCGTCTGAACACCCCCGCGATCCGCTCCACGGCCTTACCCTGGAGACCATCCTGACCACCCTGGTGGATCGGCACGGCTGGGAGATGCTCTCGACGCGCATCCGCATCCGTTGCTTCACCCACGATCCCAGCATCAAATCCAGCCTGACCTTCCTGCGGAAAACCCCGTGGGCGCGGCAGAAGGTGGAGGCATGGTATCTCTACGATCTGCGCAAGGGGATCAAATAAGCGGTCAGGTTCGGCAGGGATCAGAGATATGCCCGGAACACTCCTCAAGCCGGTCGGGTCGGCCCACCAGTCGTCCGGCTGAAGGATCTCCACTTGGTTCCCGTAGGAAACTTTCCCCGCCATGCGCCGTTTGCTGCTCCTCTGCCTCCTGCCCTGCTCCATCCTCTCCGCTGTGCCGGTCTTCCCCGGCAAGGCCCCGGGTGCTCCCGCCGCCGATGGTACAGGCGGAGTTTTCACTCTCCGGAACCAACTCCTCTCCGCAAGCTGGTCCTGCCAGAACGGCGAACTGCGACCGGTGGAAATCGCGGACCTGCTCAACAACCACCGCTTTCCCCAGACCTACCGGCAGGTGTTCCGCTTCGCCACCGGCGAGGAAGCCACAAAAGGCGAAAACCAAACCTGGCTGGGCATGCGGCTCGAGGAGGATGCCGTGGTGGTCCAGTCCTCCGTCAATGGGCGCGGCTGGCGGACGCTGGCACGGATTCCCGCGGACAAATTCCCCGGAAAACCCGCCTTGGTCCGTCTCGGCAAGACCGACAGGAAGGGTGGTCTTTCCGACTACCCGGATGCGGGCACTCCCGGCAGCCCGCGCTTCATCAATTTCCGGATCACCGACGAGCGCCGGATCTTCGCGAATGATGGCTTCGCCACCCTGTCTCCGGAATGGACACCGCGGCTTTCCACCAAGCCCGGCACCGTTATAAAAACCGAGGACGGCTGGCTCACGGTCACCGCCCCCGCGAATTGCGCCGCCTTCGTGGAGCGGAAATTTCCCGCCGAGGCGACCCAGGTTTCCTGCCGTGTCGACCGCGCCAACGACGATGCCCAGTCATGGGGTCCCGGTCTCGCACTGGTGTGGGACAACGGCAAAGCGATCGTGGTCAACATGCGCAAGGAAGGCGCATGCTCGGTGATAGCGGATGGAGAGGAACAGGTGATCGGCTCTCCTTTCCAAGCCGTGCCGGACTACAACGTGGTGGCATCGAAGCTGAAGGTCTTCGAAGGCCCGAAGCTGGTCGATCTACCCGCCGAACCCGCCAATCCGCGCGAAGGTGCGCATCATCCCGGCAAGGCGATTGTCGCAAAACTCCGTGATGAGAGCACCGGCCTCGCGGTGATGTGGCGCGCGGTCTTGCGCGAGGGTTCCAACTACGTCCGCGAGGAACTTACGCTGGCCTCGCCGAAAGCCCCGCTCACGCTAAGCGGCGTGCAGATGCTCGACCGCGCGGTGGATTCCCCGGCCAAGCTCGGTACCGTGCCCGGCAGTCCGGTGATCGCCGGTGGGTTGTTCTTTGGCGCGGAGTTGCCGGTATTTTCGGTGGAGACTGCCAAGGACGGATTCACCGGCGGCTTCCCCTGCACCTACAAGCTGGAGGGAACTCAGACGGTGACTTTCTCCTCGGTGACCGGCGTGGTGCCGGAGGGACAACTCCGCCGTGGCTTCCAATACTATCTCGAACGCGAACGCGCCCGCCCGGCGAAAGCATATTTCCATTTCAACGGCTGGTATGACGCGGCGGTTTCCGAGAAGCGCTTCCTCGAAGTGATGGAGGCCTACAAACGCGAGCTGATTCAGAAGCGCGGCGTGAAGCTCGATGGCTTCGTCATCGACGATGGCTGGGACGACGCGCGGGACACCTTCTGGGATTGGAAGCGCTCCGTGCTGCCGGAAGGCCTCAAGAACCTCCGCGCCGCCGCCGAGAAAGCCGGTTCCCGCCTCGGCATCTGGATTTCACCGCTCGGCGGATACGGAGAAGCTCCGATGCGCATCGCCAACGCGCGCAAACTGGGCCTCACCGATGGCAACAAGCTCGATCTGTCCGATCCGCGCTACTACAAGTGGTTCAAGGAAAAGTGCCTCTCGCTGATGCACGAGGACCGCGTGGGCTATTTCAAGTGGGACAAGGCGGGCGATGGCGTGAACCCGCACTTTATGTCGCTGCTGAAGCTTGCCGATGAACTCCATGCGGATGATCCGAACCTGTTCCTGAACGTCACCGTCGGCACCTGGCCGTCTCCGTTCTGGCTGAACCATGTCGACTGCACCTGGCATGGCGGCGGAGATGTCGCCTGGATGGGCAAGGGCGACAAGCGCGAGCAATGGCTGACCTATCGCGACCACTCCGCGCTATCGGTGGTGAAGCGCGGCCCCTTGTATCCGCTGAACTCCATCATGCTCCACGGCATGGTGCTCGGCCACGCCTACCAGGGCAAAACCACCGCCGAAGCGGGCAACCACCTGCGCAACGAATGCCGGTCGTTCTTCGGCTCAGGCACCTGCATGCAGGAAAGCTATCTTTCCCCGGACCTGATGGACGATGCCGCGTGGGACGACCTCGCCGAAGCCGCAACGTGGGGGCGAAAACACGCCGCCGTCCTCACGGACACGCACATGATCGGCGGTGAACCGACGAAGATGGAACCCTACGGCTGGGCCGCATGGATGCCCGGACAGGCGACCCTCACGCTGCGCAATCCGGACGACCAGCCGAAGATCATCGCGCTGGATGCTCAAACAGTGTTCGAACTGCCGACCGGCGCACCGGCGAAGCTGTCCCTGAAATCCGCCTACAAGGAGCAGCGTGTGAGGACACTCGACCTCATGGCGGGAACACCGGTCACCTTGGAACTCCTGCCGTTCGAGGTGCTGGTATTCGATAGCGGGAATTGATGTTCGTGGCGGCGGTTGAAAACCGTCGCCACACTCCTCACACCGTCGGAGCCATCGACATCAGCGTCAGCACCGGCCTCAACTCCTCATCGCTGCGGTCGAGATCGACGCTGAATGTCACCGTCCAATCGTTGATCTCCTCCGGATCGACCAGCGTCTGATGGACCTTCCACTGGCGCGGTTGCTCGCTGTCGATGTGGGTGTGCTTGATGTTGCGCGCTTCGGGATCGAGACGGATGCGCTCGTGGTCCTCATGAAAGTCATCAAGGAAATCGAAGAGACGGTCGCGGGTCCATGCGATGTCGTCGGCGTCGTTCGGCTCGATCTGTTCGAGTACCTCCTCCACGCGATCCGCGGACAGAGCCTTGATGACGGAGAACACCGCATTCCGCAGCGCCCGGGTGAACGCGGCACGATTGCGGGTAAATGGCACGGCGCGGCGTTCCGCCACCGGCTTCTCGGCCTCGGGAACGTAGTCGGGGTTCTTCAGCTTCTCCCACTCGTCGAGCAGGCTGGAGTCCACGCTTCGCAGGATGTCTTCCAGGAACTGCTCCGCCTCGACCAGCTCCTCAGTCTTCGCCGCGGGCGGGACCGTCTGCATCAGCACCTTGTAAACTTCGGACAGATGGCGCAGCAGCACGGCCTCGCTCTTCTCCAGCCCATAGGTCTTCACGTAATCCTCGAACGACTGCCAGTTCTCGAACATCTCGCGGGCGATCGACTTCGGCCGCACGTTGCCCTCCGCCATCCATGGGCGACCGGCGACGAAGGCATTGAAGGTGTCGTAGATGAAATCCTTGCCGGGCTTCGGCCACTCCACTTCCTCGAGCTGGAGCATGCGGTCCTCGTAGGCGACGCCCTCGTTCTTGAGCTGCGCCACCAGGTCGCCGCGGAGTTGCTCGACCTGCTTGCGCAGCACGATCTCCGGATTCTCCAGGATCGACTCCACCAGCGACAGCACGTTGAGCGCGTACTCCGGTGACTCACGGTCGAGCTGCGGAATCGCATCGATCAACCACAGGCCGAGCGCCTGGTTCATCGAGAAATCCTCCTGGAGCTCGACATTCAGACCGACCTTCGCCGGGCCGGTGCGCTCCGCGGGAGGAATGATGCGCAGGATCTTCCCCTCCACCAGTCCGCGGAAGAGCTGCATCGCGCGGCGCTTGAGCGCCTTTTGTTTCGGCGGCGGCTCGTGGCTGTCCGCGATGATTTTCTTCAAGGCCGAGCAGCCGTCCTCCTCCTGACGGCCCAGCACGTTGAGCAGCATGCCGTGATGGACGGTGAAGCTGGAAACGAGCTTCTCCGGCGGCGAATCGAGCAGCTTGCGGAAGGTTTTCTCGTCCCATGCCACGTAGCCTTTTTCCGGCGGCTTGCGCTTCACGAAGCCGCCCTTCTTGCCGGATTTCGAGGCCTTCTGCTCCAGCCGCAGGTTCTCGATCACATGCTCGGGTGCCTGAGCAACCACGTAGCCAACGCTGTCGTAACCCCGGCGCCCGGCGCGGCCGCAGATCTGCTTGAAATCGCGGACGGCGAGGATCTTGGTACCATTTCCATCGTACTTGCAGAGCTGGGTGAAGACCACGGTGCGGATCGGCACGTTCACGCCCACGCCGAGGGTGTCGGTGCCACAAATCACCTTGAGCAGGCCGCGCTGGGTGAGCTTCTCCACAAGGATGCGGTATTTCGGAAGCAAACCCGCGTGATGAATGCCGATGCCGTGGCGCAGCAGCTTGCTGACTTCCTTGCCATACGGGCTGCGGAAGTTCGCGTCGTGCAGCGCCTCGGCGATCTGCTGCTTCTCCTCCTTGGTGCAGAAATTCGAGCTGAGCAGGTTCTGCGCACTGCGGGCGCAGGCGAGCTGCGTGAAGTGGACGAGATACACCGGTGCCCGACCCGCCTCCACCAGCTCGATCACCTTTTCCTCCATCGGCGTCTCGCTGTAGTCGAACTCCAGCGGCACCGGGCGGTCCTCGCTCTTGATCAGCACCGTCTTGATGCCGGTGAGATTGGTGAGGGTCTCCTCGAAAAACGCGGTCTCGCCCAGAGTGGCGGACATCAACAGGAAGCGTGCCTGCGGCAGCGTGAGCAGCGGCACCTGCCAGGCCACTCCGCGCGACGAGTCCGAGTAATAGTGGAACTCGTCCATGATCACGTCATCCACCTCCGCGCGCATGCCCTCGCGCAGAGCGAGGTTCGCCAGGATCTCCGCGGTGCAACAGATGACCGGCGCGCCGGGGTTCACCGTGGCATCGCCAGTGATCATGCCGACCTTCTCCGGGCCGAAGATCTGGCACAGCGACAGGAACTTCTCATTCGCCAGCGCCTTGATCGGCACCGTGTAGAACGAACGGCGGTTCTGACAGATCGCCTTGAAGTGGAGCGCCAGCGCCACCAGCGATTTCCCGGAACCGGTGGGCGTGTTCAGAATGACGTTGTGACCGTCGAACAACTCAAGGATCGCTTCTTCCTGATGGCCGTATGGCTCGATCCCGGCCTCGACGAGGTATTCGAGGAAGGCATTGAGGATTTCATCCGATGACGTGGGATCGGAGATGGAACCGGGATCGAGAACAGCCATGTGCGGAGCAACCGTGACCGGGATCGCGGTGGATGGGGAGTCTTTTGGAAAAGGGTCCGTCGCAAAATAAAAAGGCCGACAAGTGCCGGCCTTTTCAAAGAATCGGGGGAGTGTGCTGGTTTCAAAAGTGCTTCAGCACCTTCGCCACCGCATTCTCGGCGGTCAGACCGTGAAGCTCACGGAGGGTGTCCGGCTTGCCGTGCTCGACGAATTCGTCCGGCCAAGCGATGCGCTCGACCGGTGTCTTGATACCGGAGTCATGCAGCAGCTCGATCACCGCGGCGCCGAAGCCGTTGTGGGCGACGTGGTCCTCGAAGGTGCAGACCACCTTGCACTTCTTCGCGTAGTCCTCGATCACCGTGGCATCCAGCGGCTTGATGAAGCGCGGGTTGATCAGGGCAACGGAGAGTCCCTTCTCTTCGAGCATCGCCTTCGCACAACGGGCCATTTCGAACATCGTGCCGAGGCCGATGAGCGCCACGTCGGCACCGTCGGCGACAACTTCGGCCTTGCCGATTTCGAGAACCTTCGCGGTCGGAGGAATCGGCGTGCCGTCGATGATGCCGCGCGGATAGCGGATGGCGGAGGGACCGGCCTCGTACTGGGCCATGGTGTGGAGCATGTCCACGAACTCGGCCTCGTCCCTCGGCTGCATGAAAATGAGGTTCGGCACGTGGCGCAGGTAGCCGATGTCGAACAGACCGTGGTGCGTCGGGCCATCATCGCCGGACAGACCGCCGCGGTCCATGCACAGGCGGACCGGCAGACCCTGCAGCGCCATGTCATGGATGATCATGTCATAGGCGCGCTGCATGAAGGTGGAGTAGATCGCGAGGAACGGCTTGAAGCCGCGTGTGGCAAGGCCGCAGGCGAAAAGCGCGGCGTGTTCCTCGGCGATGCCCACGTCGTAGTAACGCTGGGGCAGCTCCTTCTTGAAAATCTCCAGCTTGGTACCGCCGGGCATGGCGGCGGTGATGGCGACGATCTTTTCGTCCTGCTTGGCCATGTCCGTCACCGTGCGACCGAAGATGTCCGAGCAAGTGGGGGTGGCGGTGGTGTCGGTGGAACCGTCCTCGATCTTGTAGGCACCGAGACCGTGGAACTTGCCGGGATTGTCGAGGGCGGGCTGGTAGCCGCGGCCCTTCTCCGTGATGATGTGGAGGACCACCGGCTCGTTGAGCGTCTTGAGATGCTCGAAGGTTTTGACCAGCAGCGGCAGGTTGTGGCCGTCGATCGGGCCGTAGTAGCGCAGGCCGAACTTCTCGAACAGCACGTTCGGGAACAGCAGGTTCTTCGCGCCTTCCTCGACCTTGTGGGCGAGGTTGCGGACGGCTTTGCCTGCGATCTTTTCGACGAATTCGGCGGCCTTGCTGCGGACGGCGGAGTAAGTCGAGTGCGTCTGGAGCGCGTTGAAGTAGCGGGCGATGGCGCCGACGTTCTTGTCGATCGACCACTCGTTGTCGTTCAGCACCACGATGAACCGCTTGGTGGTTTCCGCGATGTTGTTGAGCGCTTCCAGAGTCGGTCCGCAGGTGAAGGCGGCGTCACCGGCGACTGCGACCACGTGGCTGTCGTCTCCCGCAAGATCACGGGCGGCGGCCATGCCGAGTGCGGCGGACAGGGCGGTGCCGGCGTGACCCGCTCCGTAGCAATCGTGCTCGGACTCGCTGCGCAACAGGAAGCCGTTGAGGCCCTTGTAGGTGCGGATGGTGTGGATCTGGTCGGCGCGGCCGGTCAGCATCTTGTGGACGTAGCCCTGGTGGGCGACGTCGAAGACGAAATTGTCCTTCGGGGTCGAGAAGACCCGGTGCATCGCAATCGAAAGCTCCACCACGCCGAGGTTCGGGCCGAGGTGGCCACCGGTCTTGGAAAGAGACGTGATCAGCGAATGGCGGACCTCCGCCGCGAGGGCGGGCAGATCGGCATCGGACAACCGCTTGACGTCCTCCGGGGACTTGATGCTGGAAAGGAGCGGCCCGAGGGCGGGGGGCTCAGAAGAGGCGGATGTCGTCATCGTCGTCAGGGTCATCCTCCGGCGTTTCGGGCGGAGGCGCGCCACCGTGCGTGGTGGCGGCGGCGGAATCCAGAGCGTTTTCTGCCTGATTCCGCAGGGTGATCAATTCGAGCCGCTCGCGGGCGGACTTCAGCACGGTCTCGCAGCGTTTCAGGAGAGCGGAGCCCTTTTCGTAGTGGGCAACCAGGTCTTCCAGCGGCAACTGCTCCTCCTCCATCGCCTCGACCACCGCTTCCAACTCGGCAAGCGCCTCCTCGAAGCCGGGTCCGGCTTCGGGGTCGTTCGGGGTGGTTTTGCGGCGGGCGGCCATTATTGCGCGGAGTTGGGGTCCGAGGTGCGGACCGGACGGTCGCTGTAATAGACCATGTCGTAAATGCCGAACAAATTCACCGGATACGGGTACTTCTTGTAGATCGACTGGAGTTTCTGGTCCTTGTCGTAGAGGCGGAGGCCCGGTGGGTAGGTGGCGGCGAAGACCCGGCCGTCCATGACCAACGAGGTGAAGTCGCCGTAGTCGCGCTGGAGCGTCCCCATGTCCTCGGAGCCATGGGAACTGGGAGAGATCATGATGCCGACGGTCGGGGTGCCGAGGTCCGAGGCAATGCCTTCGAGCTTTTCGAAGCCTTTCTTGGAGTTCGGGAGCCAGATGCTCATGCGGTCCGCATACCAAGCCACGGCCCATGGCTGGTCGGAGAAGCAGATCTGGTTCGGCTTGACCCAGTTTTTAAGGCCTTGGTTGAGAGCCGGGGCGAAATAGGGTGGCCACCATGGAACGCCGCCGGAATCACGGCGATCCATGCCGAGACGGATTTTCGGCCAAATGCCCAGCACCAGCGGAGCGGCACACACCAGCACCACCACGATGTGATGGACGTTTTTGAGCAATGGATTCGCGACGACCACTTCCAGGCGGCTCCATAGGATCGACAGGAAGGCAAGGCCGTAGGCCGCCATGATCGGAGCAAAGACCAGATGGATCTGGTTCGAGTCGAGATCCTTGGCGCTGACGCCGAATATGGACATGCCGAACGCGGCAAAGACCCACATCAGAAGGAGGGCCCAGCGGAAACGGGCGATCGAAGGGCGCTTGAAGGGGTGGAACAGGGCGATGAAGAAAATCGGAGCGACCACAATGCCGCCGAGGAACGGCACGATGTCCGTGGCCTGGAGAAGCGTGGTGCGGAGGGTTTTCATGAGAATCCCATCCAGCGACAGCGGCTTGCTGCCCAGATCGTCGGTCCGCATGATGGTGCCTTCGTTCAGGCTGTCCCCCAGGCCCTTGTAAATCATCAGGAAGCTGGTGCCGAAGGGCGAGTCGCAGACCTTCGCGGTGTGGGTGAGGCAGACGATTCCGGCCAGACCAGCGATAGCGAGGATGGAGATGGCGACGATACCGCGGGGGCGGAAAGCGATGGCGGCGAACACCACGTAACCCAGCACGATCCAGATCGCCAGCCAGTGGGTCATGGCCATCAGGGTGAAGAACACGCCGGCGACGATTGCCGGGGTGAGGGCCACCCGCCCCTCGGTGGAAGCCTCCACCGCCCGGTAGGTGAAGTAGATGCCGCATGAAAAGAGCAGCATCAGCAGCATCTGCGGCAGGCCGCTCAACGAGAAGTTCCAGAACGTCTCGCAGAACAGCATGAGAATCGCGACCACACCGGCGATCTTCGCGTCAAATATTCGTGAAACCAGCAGGTAGGTGACCCCGATGGACATCAGGAAGAACAGCGTGCTGACCGCGGCGATGATCCGATCAAGAGGATAGACCACCTGCTTGATGCTCATGTTCCAATCGTCCGCGGAATCCGCACCCACCAGTTTCAGCACGGCGGCGTTGATCAGGGGATTCAACGGCGCGTGGTAAGTGTCCGGGAAAGCGACGAAAGCGGCGGAGCCGTTGACCTTCTGCACCTGATGATAGGCCACCGGACGGATCATCTTGGTGGTGAAGCCGTTGCCACGGGCGATTTCACGCGCGATCTGCGCCTGGTCCATCGCCTGGGGGGCGTTGAGGCCGCGGAAGAGAATGAACAGGTTCAGAAGGGTCAGCGTGACCAGCAGCAGGAAGAAGAGGCTCCGGCGGACGATCACACCGGCGTCAATGGATTGGGACTGGGCGCTCATGGAAAATCGGATGGAAGCGGGCGATGCAGGGTCAGAGTCCCAATTCCTTCAGCTTGCGTTGGAGGGTGCGGCGGCTGACGCCGAGGAGTTCCGCGGCCCGGGTCCGGTTGCTCCCGGCTTGATCGAGAGCCGCCCGGATGGCGCGCGTTTCGAGCGCATGCAAGTTGAATTCCACCGGACCGGCAAGGTCCATTTTGTTGGAAACGGACAGCCCCGGAGAAGCCGTTTGTCCTTGATCCGCAAGGAACGCAGGAAGGTGCCGGACGTCTATGACGGAATCGTTACTCATCACCACGCCGTGCTCGATGGCGGTTCTCAATTCGCGGACGTTTCCGGGCCAGGAATAGTGACGCAACCGGTCCAGTGCCGCATCCGTGAGAGGTTTGACCGGCCGCCCGTTGTCCTTGGCGAATTCCTTCAGGAAACTGCCGGCCAGCAGCACGATGTCCTCGCGGCGGGTCCGCAGCGGCGGCATTTCGATTTTCACCACATTCAGGCGGAAATAGAGGTCCTCGCGGAACTTCCCCTGATCCACCAGCTCGCGGAGGTTCTTGTTGGTGGCCGCGACCACCCGCACATCGATCTTGATCGGGCTGTTGGAGCCGACCCGTTCGATGGTGCGCTCGGAAAGCGCGCGCAGCAGCTTCACCTGCGTGGCAGCGTCAATCTCGCCGATCTCATCCAGGAACAGCGTGCCGCCATCCGCTTGCTCGAACCGGCCGATCCGCCGCTGGGCTGCTCCGGTGAAGGCGCCTTTCTCATGGCCGAAGAGTTCGCTTTCCAAGAGCTGGGGCGAAAGCGCGGCACAGTGGACGATCACCATCTTGGATTCCGGACGGCCGGAGAGATGGTGGATCGCGTGGGCGACCACCTCCTTGCCGGTGCCGCTTTCCCCCTCGATCAGGACCGTGGCACGGGTCGGCGCGACCTGATGGATGAGGTCGAATACCCGGGTCATCGCGGGGGACTTGCCGATCAGGCGGTCGAGCTTGTGGCGCTCCGAGGACTGTTGCTTGAGTTCGCGGACCTCGGTTTCCAGCTTCCTGGTCTTGAGCGCGCGCTTCAGCAACATCTCCACCTCGTCGAGGTTGAGAGGCTTGGTGACGAAGTGCCAGGCACCGCGGCGCATCGCCTCCACCGCCGTGTCCACCGAACCGTAGGCGGTCATCATGATCGCCACCGGTGGATTCGGACGGACGAGCGCTTTTTCCAGCAGCTCCATCCCGGATTCCCCGCCCATCCGCAGGTCGGTGAGCAGCAGGTCGATGGGCTCGCTCTGGAGAATCGTCAACGCCTCGGTCGCACCACTGGCGGTATAGACGTCGAACTCCTCTTCCAAAGCCGCGCGCAGGCCCTCGCGGGTGGCGCGCTCGTCATCAACAATCAGGAGGGTGGGCTGTTGCATGGAAGAGTCGAAGGTCGGAAGGTCGGAAGGTCGGAAGGTCGGAAGGTCGGAAGGTCGGAAGGTCGGAAGGTCGGAAGGTCGGAAGGTCGGAAGGTCGGAAGGTCGGAAGGTCGGAAGGTCGG belongs to Luteolibacter ambystomatis and includes:
- a CDS encoding DEAD/DEAH box helicase — protein: MAVLDPGSISDPTSSDEILNAFLEYLVEAGIEPYGHQEEAILELFDGHNVILNTPTGSGKSLVALALHFKAICQNRRSFYTVPIKALANEKFLSLCQIFGPEKVGMITGDATVNPGAPVICCTAEILANLALREGMRAEVDDVIMDEFHYYSDSSRGVAWQVPLLTLPQARFLLMSATLGETAFFEETLTNLTGIKTVLIKSEDRPVPLEFDYSETPMEEKVIELVEAGRAPVYLVHFTQLACARSAQNLLSSNFCTKEEKQQIAEALHDANFRSPYGKEVSKLLRHGIGIHHAGLLPKYRILVEKLTQRGLLKVICGTDTLGVGVNVPIRTVVFTQLCKYDGNGTKILAVRDFKQICGRAGRRGYDSVGYVVAQAPEHVIENLRLEQKASKSGKKGGFVKRKPPEKGYVAWDEKTFRKLLDSPPEKLVSSFTVHHGMLLNVLGRQEEDGCSALKKIIADSHEPPPKQKALKRRAMQLFRGLVEGKILRIIPPAERTGPAKVGLNVELQEDFSMNQALGLWLIDAIPQLDRESPEYALNVLSLVESILENPEIVLRKQVEQLRGDLVAQLKNEGVAYEDRMLQLEEVEWPKPGKDFIYDTFNAFVAGRPWMAEGNVRPKSIAREMFENWQSFEDYVKTYGLEKSEAVLLRHLSEVYKVLMQTVPPAAKTEELVEAEQFLEDILRSVDSSLLDEWEKLKNPDYVPEAEKPVAERRAVPFTRNRAAFTRALRNAVFSVIKALSADRVEEVLEQIEPNDADDIAWTRDRLFDFLDDFHEDHERIRLDPEARNIKHTHIDSEQPRQWKVHQTLVDPEEINDWTVTFSVDLDRSDEELRPVLTLMSMAPTV
- the dxs gene encoding 1-deoxy-D-xylulose-5-phosphate synthase, which gives rise to MTTSASSEPPALGPLLSSIKSPEDVKRLSDADLPALAAEVRHSLITSLSKTGGHLGPNLGVVELSIAMHRVFSTPKDNFVFDVAHQGYVHKMLTGRADQIHTIRTYKGLNGFLLRSESEHDCYGAGHAGTALSAALGMAAARDLAGDDSHVVAVAGDAAFTCGPTLEALNNIAETTKRFIVVLNDNEWSIDKNVGAIARYFNALQTHSTYSAVRSKAAEFVEKIAGKAVRNLAHKVEEGAKNLLFPNVLFEKFGLRYYGPIDGHNLPLLVKTFEHLKTLNEPVVLHIITEKGRGYQPALDNPGKFHGLGAYKIEDGSTDTTATPTCSDIFGRTVTDMAKQDEKIVAITAAMPGGTKLEIFKKELPQRYYDVGIAEEHAALFACGLATRGFKPFLAIYSTFMQRAYDMIIHDMALQGLPVRLCMDRGGLSGDDGPTHHGLFDIGYLRHVPNLIFMQPRDEAEFVDMLHTMAQYEAGPSAIRYPRGIIDGTPIPPTAKVLEIGKAEVVADGADVALIGLGTMFEMARCAKAMLEEKGLSVALINPRFIKPLDATVIEDYAKKCKVVCTFEDHVAHNGFGAAVIELLHDSGIKTPVERIAWPDEFVEHGKPDTLRELHGLTAENAVAKVLKHF
- the xseB gene encoding exodeoxyribonuclease VII small subunit, which translates into the protein MAARRKTTPNDPEAGPGFEEALAELEAVVEAMEEEQLPLEDLVAHYEKGSALLKRCETVLKSARERLELITLRNQAENALDSAAATTHGGAPPPETPEDDPDDDDDIRLF
- a CDS encoding ArnT family glycosyltransferase — translated: MSAQSQSIDAGVIVRRSLFFLLLVTLTLLNLFILFRGLNAPQAMDQAQIAREIARGNGFTTKMIRPVAYHQVQKVNGSAAFVAFPDTYHAPLNPLINAAVLKLVGADSADDWNMSIKQVVYPLDRIIAAVSTLFFLMSIGVTYLLVSRIFDAKIAGVVAILMLFCETFWNFSLSGLPQMLLMLLFSCGIYFTYRAVEASTEGRVALTPAIVAGVFFTLMAMTHWLAIWIVLGYVVFAAIAFRPRGIVAISILAIAGLAGIVCLTHTAKVCDSPFGTSFLMIYKGLGDSLNEGTIMRTDDLGSKPLSLDGILMKTLRTTLLQATDIVPFLGGIVVAPIFFIALFHPFKRPSIARFRWALLLMWVFAAFGMSIFGVSAKDLDSNQIHLVFAPIMAAYGLAFLSILWSRLEVVVANPLLKNVHHIVVVLVCAAPLVLGIWPKIRLGMDRRDSGGVPWWPPYFAPALNQGLKNWVKPNQICFSDQPWAVAWYADRMSIWLPNSKKGFEKLEGIASDLGTPTVGIMISPSSHGSEDMGTLQRDYGDFTSLVMDGRVFAATYPPGLRLYDKDQKLQSIYKKYPYPVNLFGIYDMVYYSDRPVRTSDPNSAQ